The window ACAGCTACAAATTTTTAGCTCTTCCCGCAAAATGGAGAAATTGCAAGGAACTTCAAGCCATTTTCTACACTGACAGCGGGATAATTTCTCAAAGTGCAGAGCCTTCTGATTCTCCTGCTCCTTCTCCTGATCCTGATATACCTGCTAATATACTAACAGGTTCAAGCGGCGGCTGTGATATGGGCTTATCTGTATTGAGTCTCGTTTTATTGCTGCCGGTATTGTTTATCAAGCGCAAATTATAATCATTAAGCTAAGAATAACGCTATTATATAAATATTAAGCCTGCCGGGTGAAGGCGGGCTTTTTTTGTGCGCTATAATAATTATGAAGAAAATTTTATGACAGGGGGACAAATTTTTTATGCGATTCACTAAGATGCACGGCTGCCAGAATGATTTTGTTATAGTAAATTGCTTTGACGAGTCTATATCTAACCCGAATGAATTAGCGCGCAATCTCTCAGACAGGCGTAAAGGAGTCGGAGCTGACGGACTGATTTTAATTCAACCTTCAGACAAGGCCGACGCTTTTATGAATATTTATAATTCCGACGGCTCGCAGGATACAATGTGCGGGAATGGGATTCGCTGCGTTGCTAAATATATTTACGAACACGGCATAATTTCACCTGACAGGCGGCAAATTTCTATAGAGACTCTTGCAGGCGTGAAAGCTATAAATCTTGAACTTGATAATAATAAAGTCTCTCTTGTTAGTGTTGACTTAGGAATCCCCGGAATAACAAGCAAACTTAACGAGAATATTATTATTAACGGCATGAGCTTAAATTTTTACGGTATAGACACGGGAACGCCTCACGCTGTATATTTTGTTGATGATAACCCCGAAATTTGCGAGATTAATTCGTGGCCTGATTCTGAATTTGCAAAAATAGGCGTTTATTTCGAGAATAATTCAAGATTTCCGGATAAAACAAG is drawn from Synergistaceae bacterium and contains these coding sequences:
- a CDS encoding diaminopimelate epimerase, whose translation is MRFTKMHGCQNDFVIVNCFDESISNPNELARNLSDRRKGVGADGLILIQPSDKADAFMNIYNSDGSQDTMCGNGIRCVAKYIYEHGIISPDRRQISIETLAGVKAINLELDNNKVSLVSVDLGIPGITSKLNENIIINGMSLNFYGIDTGTPHAVYFVDDNPEICEINSWPDSEFAKIGVYFENNSRFPDKTSSDFVKIISRNEINMRVFERGCGETMACGTGSTASVFAGVIAGKLNRDVLVHLRGGDLRIKVDDNNKCFLIGPAIEVFSGEIFY